One region of Oryza glaberrima chromosome 7, OglaRS2, whole genome shotgun sequence genomic DNA includes:
- the LOC127779901 gene encoding uncharacterized protein LOC127779901, which yields MDTGGGGGGGGGGGTSIHITALDGIVNVNSLFTLAAFIGLAWRPSADGPELAGGADRLGSACAAGDRVESDLVLFHVLAFACFLFSSIVALCLKQIVRTHPHYRLRSGGGGGSAVSRTAMINRVALRVGILASAVGSVCGCGFLMMALVNVVQVKLGRLGCGAGGAAAWGAVVPLVSLVPTAMLIYIGIVFYAFTR from the coding sequence AtggacaccggcggcggcggtggcggcggcggcggcgggggcacgAGCATCCACATCACGGCGCTGGACGGCATCGTGAACGTGAACTCGCTCTTCACCCTGGCGGCCTTCATCGGCTTGGCGTGGCGCCCCTCCGCCGACGggcccgagctcgccggcggcgccgaccgcCTGGGCTCCGCCTGCGCCGCGGGGGACCGCGTCGAGTCCGACCTCGTCCTGTTCCACGTCCTCGCCTTCGCCTGCTTCCTCTTCTCCAGCATCGTCGCGCTCTGCCTCAAGCAGATCGTGCGCACCCACCCGCACTACCGCctccggagcggcggcggcggcggatccgccgTCAGCCGCACGGCCATGATCAACCGGGTGGCGCTCCGCGTCGGGATCCTGGCGTCGGCGGTGGGCTCCGTGTGCGGGTGCGGGTTCCTGATGATGGCGCTCGTCAACGTCGTGCAGGTCAAGCTCGGCCGCCtcggctgcggcgccggcggcgccgccgcgtggggcgCCGTCGTGCCGCTCGTCTCGCTCGTGCCCACCGCCATGCTCATCTACATCGGCATCGTCTTCTACGCCTTCACCCGCTAG